From a single Paraburkholderia sp. D15 genomic region:
- the def gene encoding peptide deformylase — protein MALLNILNYPDKRLHKIAKPVDTVNDRIRRLVKDMAETMYAAPGVGLAATQVDVHERVIVIDVSDTHDQLLAFINPEIIWSSDERKLSEEGCLSVPGIYDNVERAEQVRVRALNEQGETFELDCEGLLAVCIQHEMDHLMGRVFVEYLSSLKQTRIKSKMKKLAHAM, from the coding sequence GCTTTACTGAATATCCTCAATTACCCCGACAAACGGCTGCACAAGATCGCGAAGCCGGTCGACACGGTCAACGACCGCATCCGTCGCCTCGTCAAGGACATGGCCGAAACCATGTACGCGGCGCCCGGCGTCGGGCTCGCCGCCACCCAGGTCGACGTGCACGAGCGCGTGATCGTGATCGACGTATCGGACACGCACGACCAGTTGCTCGCGTTCATCAACCCGGAAATCATCTGGTCGAGCGACGAGCGGAAACTGTCGGAAGAAGGTTGCCTGTCGGTGCCGGGTATCTACGACAACGTCGAGCGCGCCGAGCAGGTGCGCGTGCGCGCGTTGAACGAGCAGGGCGAAACCTTCGAACTGGACTGCGAAGGCCTGCTCGCGGTGTGCATCCAGCATGAAATGGATCACTTGATGGGCCGCGTGTTCGTCGAATATCTGTCGTCGCTGAAGCAGACGCGCATCAAGAGCAAGATGAAGAAGCTCGCCCACGCGATGTAA
- the fmt gene encoding methionyl-tRNA formyltransferase, whose product MSHSLRVIFAGTPEFAAAALAAIHDAGFPVPLVLTQPDRPAGRGMKLQASPVKRYAEEHGLAVAQPPSLRRAGKYPEEAAAAIEQLRATPHDVMVVAAYGLILPQEVLDIPPHGCINIHASLLPRWRGAAPIHRAIEAGDAETGITLMQMDVGLDTGAMISEARTAIAGEDTTATLHDRLAQDGAKLIVDALIELERSGKLAATPQPADGVTYAEKIGKHEAALDWRRPAAELARQVRAFDPFPGGLGTLEDGTSIKIWAATAPAAVPASTNASSGKAPGTIVDVSAEGVLVACGEGALRLTQLQKPGGKRLPVREFLAGSTLATGQRFQLPDAK is encoded by the coding sequence ATGAGTCATTCGTTGCGCGTCATCTTTGCCGGTACGCCGGAGTTCGCCGCGGCCGCGCTGGCCGCGATTCACGACGCCGGCTTTCCGGTGCCCCTCGTGCTGACGCAGCCGGACCGCCCGGCCGGTCGCGGCATGAAGTTGCAGGCGAGCCCGGTCAAGCGCTACGCCGAAGAACACGGCCTCGCGGTCGCGCAGCCGCCGTCGTTGCGTCGCGCCGGCAAGTATCCGGAGGAAGCCGCTGCCGCGATCGAGCAACTGCGTGCCACGCCGCACGACGTGATGGTCGTGGCCGCCTACGGCCTGATCCTGCCGCAGGAAGTGCTCGACATTCCGCCGCATGGCTGCATCAACATCCACGCTTCGTTGTTGCCGCGTTGGCGCGGCGCGGCGCCGATTCATCGCGCGATCGAAGCGGGCGACGCCGAAACCGGCATCACGCTGATGCAGATGGACGTCGGCCTCGACACCGGCGCGATGATCTCGGAAGCGCGCACGGCAATCGCTGGAGAGGACACCACCGCGACCTTGCACGACCGTCTCGCGCAAGACGGCGCGAAGCTGATCGTCGACGCGTTGATCGAACTCGAACGCAGCGGCAAGCTGGCCGCCACGCCGCAACCGGCGGATGGCGTGACCTATGCCGAGAAGATCGGCAAGCACGAAGCCGCGCTCGATTGGCGTCGCCCGGCGGCCGAACTCGCGCGCCAGGTGCGTGCGTTCGATCCGTTCCCCGGCGGCCTCGGCACGCTGGAGGACGGCACGTCGATCAAGATCTGGGCCGCCACGGCTCCGGCTGCGGTTCCCGCCTCGACGAATGCGTCCAGCGGTAAAGCCCCCGGCACCATCGTCGATGTATCGGCCGAAGGCGTGCTGGTGGCCTGCGGCGAAGGCGCGCTACGTCTCACGCAGTTGCAGAAACCCGGCGGCAAGCGTCTGCCGGTGCGCGAATTCCTGGCCGGCTCGACGCTGGCCACGGGCCAGCGTTTCCAGCTTCCCGACGCAAAATAA
- a CDS encoding LysE family translocator, which yields MFGITHFGFFVVAVFLLNVTPGPDTAYIVGRSVAQGRGAGLMSALGISAGCCVHSLACAFGLTALLAASATAFTVIKFVGAIYLMYLGVRLLLAKPANDQADQATQATGEARAAGGAKSLRQLFLQGFWTNVLNPKVVLFFVSFFPQFVTTGSDHKALAFLTLGGVFVVMSMVWNSFVAWIAGSVTQRFAGKQSLKKWLDRGVGSAFVGLGIKLATASR from the coding sequence ATGTTCGGCATCACCCATTTCGGATTTTTCGTCGTCGCCGTTTTCCTGTTGAACGTGACGCCCGGCCCGGATACCGCTTACATCGTCGGGCGCAGCGTGGCGCAAGGGCGGGGTGCGGGCTTGATGTCCGCGCTCGGCATTTCGGCGGGTTGCTGCGTGCATTCGCTCGCCTGCGCGTTTGGCCTGACGGCGCTGCTGGCCGCATCGGCTACCGCGTTCACCGTCATCAAATTCGTCGGCGCCATTTATCTGATGTATCTCGGCGTGCGTCTGCTGCTGGCCAAGCCGGCGAACGATCAAGCCGATCAGGCCACGCAGGCGACGGGCGAGGCGCGCGCGGCCGGCGGCGCCAAATCGCTGCGGCAGCTGTTCCTGCAAGGGTTCTGGACCAACGTGCTGAATCCGAAGGTCGTGCTCTTTTTCGTGTCGTTCTTCCCTCAGTTCGTGACCACCGGCAGCGACCACAAAGCCTTGGCGTTCCTCACGCTCGGCGGCGTCTTCGTCGTGATGAGCATGGTGTGGAACAGCTTCGTCGCCTGGATCGCGGGAAGCGTGACGCAGCGCTTCGCCGGCAAGCAGTCGCTGAAGAAGTGGCTCGATCGCGGCGTCGGCAGCGCGTTCGTCGGGCTCGGCATCAAGCTGGCCACGGCATCGAGATAA
- the htpX gene encoding zinc metalloprotease HtpX: protein MFNWVKTAMLMAAITALFIVIGGMIGGSRGMTIALVIALGMNFFSYWFSDKMVLRMYNAQEVDETSAPQFYRMVRELATRANLPMPRVYLINEDAPNAFATGRNPEHAAVAATTGILRVLSEREMRGVMAHELAHVKHRDILISTVSATMAGAISALANFAMFFGSRDENGRPTNPIAGIAVALLAPIAGALIQMAISRAREFEADRGGAQISGDPQALASALDKIHRYASGIPFPVAEQHPATAQMMIMNPLSGGGIANLFSTHPATEERVARLMEMARTGRFE from the coding sequence ATGTTCAATTGGGTCAAAACCGCGATGTTGATGGCCGCGATCACGGCCCTGTTCATCGTGATCGGCGGCATGATCGGCGGATCGCGCGGCATGACGATCGCGCTGGTGATCGCGCTCGGCATGAATTTCTTCTCGTACTGGTTCTCGGACAAGATGGTGCTGCGCATGTACAACGCGCAGGAAGTCGACGAAACCAGCGCGCCGCAGTTCTACCGCATGGTGCGCGAACTCGCCACGCGTGCGAATCTGCCGATGCCGCGCGTCTACCTGATCAACGAAGACGCGCCGAACGCGTTCGCCACTGGCCGTAATCCGGAGCACGCGGCGGTGGCCGCGACCACCGGCATTCTGCGCGTGTTGTCCGAGCGCGAAATGCGCGGCGTGATGGCGCACGAACTGGCGCACGTGAAGCATCGCGACATCCTGATCTCGACGGTGTCGGCCACGATGGCGGGCGCGATTTCCGCGCTGGCGAACTTCGCCATGTTCTTCGGCAGCCGCGACGAAAACGGCCGTCCCACGAATCCGATCGCGGGCATTGCGGTGGCGTTGCTGGCGCCGATCGCGGGCGCGCTGATCCAGATGGCGATTTCGCGTGCGCGCGAATTCGAAGCCGACCGTGGCGGCGCGCAGATTTCCGGCGATCCTCAGGCGCTGGCGTCGGCGCTCGACAAGATTCATCGCTATGCGAGCGGGATTCCGTTTCCGGTGGCCGAGCAGCACCCAGCCACGGCGCAGATGATGATCATGAATCCGCTGTCGGGCGGCGGCATCGCAAATCTGTTTTCGACCCACCCGGCGACTGAAGAACGCGTGGCGCGTCTGATGGAAATGGCGCGTACGGGGCGCTTCGAATAA
- the rsmB gene encoding 16S rRNA (cytosine(967)-C(5))-methyltransferase RsmB, with product MTPKPSSRSATSSARPRESRLSLLHLAPESLGFALDCAAQAVGAVRTGAALPAALQSVFASAPEGSAAAARGAVQDIAYRTMRRLATAEWLIAKLVKKAPPPHVGHVLACAFALLIDDEASAAYTPFTVVDQAVSAISARREFAFAKGLVNAVLRNFLRDRDTLLAAAQADEVARWNYPSWWIDAIKRAWPDAWQAVLAAGNTHGPLTLRVNARHSTVDAYLQTLRNHHIAATRAGDYAVRLATPMPVDRIPGFADGVVSVQDAGAQLAAQLLNVRDGMRVLDACAAPGGKTGHLLELANLQLVALESDASRARRIGENLQRLKLEAEVRIGDAGSPAQWHDDLDQPFDRILADVPCSASGIVRRHPDIRWLRRETDIAALVAEQRRILGALWPLVKPGGELLYVTCSIFPEEGELQAQWFGDKYPDAVRLDAPGQLLPAVVRAPADTSAGSDAGPLVEERADANSDHDGFFYARFQKR from the coding sequence ATGACCCCAAAGCCTTCTTCGCGTTCCGCAACTTCCTCGGCGCGACCGCGCGAATCCCGTTTGTCGTTGCTGCATCTCGCGCCTGAATCGCTCGGTTTCGCGCTCGACTGCGCCGCTCAGGCGGTGGGCGCCGTGCGTACCGGTGCGGCGCTGCCGGCGGCGCTGCAATCCGTTTTCGCGTCCGCGCCAGAGGGCAGCGCGGCTGCCGCGCGCGGGGCGGTGCAGGACATCGCGTACCGGACCATGCGACGTCTGGCAACCGCCGAGTGGCTGATCGCGAAGCTGGTGAAAAAAGCGCCGCCGCCGCATGTCGGTCACGTGCTCGCGTGCGCATTCGCGCTTCTCATCGACGATGAAGCGAGCGCCGCCTACACGCCGTTCACCGTGGTCGATCAGGCCGTGAGCGCCATCAGCGCGCGTCGCGAATTCGCGTTCGCCAAGGGGCTGGTCAACGCCGTGCTGCGCAATTTCCTGCGCGATCGCGACACGCTGCTCGCGGCCGCGCAAGCCGATGAAGTCGCGCGCTGGAACTATCCGTCGTGGTGGATCGACGCAATCAAGCGCGCGTGGCCCGACGCCTGGCAGGCGGTGCTCGCCGCCGGCAACACGCATGGCCCGCTGACGCTGCGCGTCAACGCCCGTCATTCGACGGTCGACGCCTATCTGCAAACGCTGCGCAACCATCACATCGCCGCGACGCGAGCCGGCGACTACGCGGTCCGGCTCGCGACGCCGATGCCGGTCGACCGCATTCCCGGCTTCGCCGACGGCGTCGTCTCCGTGCAGGACGCCGGCGCGCAACTCGCCGCGCAACTGCTCAACGTGCGCGACGGCATGCGCGTGCTCGACGCGTGCGCGGCGCCCGGCGGCAAGACCGGTCATCTGCTCGAACTCGCGAACCTGCAGCTCGTCGCGCTGGAAAGCGACGCGTCGCGCGCGCGGCGCATCGGCGAAAATCTGCAGCGGCTCAAGCTCGAGGCGGAAGTGCGCATCGGTGACGCGGGTTCACCGGCGCAATGGCACGACGATCTCGACCAGCCGTTCGACCGCATTCTCGCCGACGTGCCGTGTTCCGCATCGGGCATCGTGCGGCGTCATCCGGATATTCGCTGGCTGCGCCGCGAGACCGATATCGCGGCGCTGGTCGCCGAGCAGCGGCGCATTCTCGGCGCGCTGTGGCCGCTCGTGAAACCGGGCGGCGAGTTGCTTTACGTTACGTGCTCGATCTTTCCCGAAGAAGGCGAGTTGCAGGCGCAGTGGTTTGGAGACAAGTACCCGGATGCGGTACGATTGGACGCGCCGGGGCAACTGCTGCCTGCAGTCGTCCGCGCGCCCGCCGATACATCGGCCGGTTCCGATGCCGGACCGCTCGTCGAAGAGCGTGCCGACGCGAACTCAGACCACGACGGATTTTTCTACGCGCGCTTTCAGAAACGGTGA
- a CDS encoding DUF4390 domain-containing protein — protein sequence MTTKRFFPLRLAAVLWIALAFWLAAPGAAHADSIAVQRASLQSDNTGWNLDARFDFDLNSNLEDAVNKGIPLYFTTDFELSRPRWYWFDEQPVSVSQSVRLSFQPLTREYRVSSVSSGGLQLGFATLKEALAVIKHVTSWHVIERNDVRAGETYNASVRMQLDIALMPKPFQIDAVNNRDWSLSSDWKRFTFTVTERAK from the coding sequence GTGACCACCAAACGCTTCTTCCCGCTTCGGCTCGCTGCCGTGCTCTGGATCGCGCTGGCCTTCTGGCTTGCGGCACCGGGCGCGGCGCATGCCGACTCGATCGCGGTGCAGCGCGCGTCGCTGCAATCGGACAATACCGGCTGGAATCTCGACGCGCGTTTCGACTTCGACCTGAACAGCAATCTCGAAGACGCGGTCAATAAAGGCATCCCGCTTTATTTCACGACCGACTTCGAATTGAGCCGGCCGCGCTGGTACTGGTTCGACGAGCAACCGGTCAGCGTGTCGCAAAGCGTGCGGCTGTCGTTTCAGCCGTTGACGCGCGAGTACCGCGTGTCGAGCGTGTCGTCGGGTGGTTTGCAACTCGGCTTCGCGACGCTGAAGGAAGCGCTCGCCGTGATCAAGCACGTCACGTCGTGGCACGTGATCGAACGCAACGACGTGCGCGCCGGCGAGACCTACAACGCATCCGTGCGCATGCAACTCGACATCGCGCTGATGCCCAAGCCGTTCCAGATCGACGCGGTGAACAACCGCGACTGGAGCCTCTCTTCCGACTGGAAGCGTTTTACCTTCACGGTGACCGAACGTGCTAAATAA
- a CDS encoding PAS domain-containing sensor histidine kinase → MLNKVRQATSVSSIVVRVLVSTVAVTAVLLLVLLAAASANTEFFDRYYQWLYAANLVVAMIFLLVVATLVIIIIARLRKGKFGTRLLAKLAFFMALVGVVPGGIIYVVSYQFVSRSIESWFDVNVETALTSGLNLGRGMLDASLSDLQTKGRLMSEQIASADAAGTTLTLLRLRDQFGVQDATIVEPTRSMSGATPEMHVVAQASSNYATLVPNDLPTQLMIDQARGRGYAAIEGEVDGDPKEHGSKGALRLRIVQRIPDSNAALLQPVERFLQLTQPVSPTLARNADAVQRAYREYQEKALGRTGLRKMYIGTLTLALFLATFIAMMLALALGNQLARPLFLLAQGTKEITEGDYTPKREIKSRDELGFLTQAFNAMTRQLSEARAAVENNRIALEHSKAYLESILANLTAGVFVCDRQFRLTTANRGAERIFRQPFQAAMGSGLDQIAVLSEFGAMVRKAFADREAAVGDGHDDRGHWQQQFSIQVPGETEPLTLLVRGARLVSATEGDTEDVQTSGYVVVFDDISDVISAQRSIAWGEVARRLAHEIKNPLTPIQLSAERLQMKLADKLAPSDADVLKRGATTIVNQVAAMKQMVDNFRDYARTPPAVLAHLQLNDLVSEVLTLYGIEEGKGAIQVELAALPAIRGDATQLRQVIHNLLQNAQDAVAEVQQPRVLLETRTVEYGDPDAEGKARVAVRLTVSDNGPGFPARILTRAFEPYVTTKAKGTGLGLAMVKKIVDEHGARIDIRNRMKAGDVIEGAQISILFLQLADDTAAPGTGPRPAHGGASQGKTKATVQTRAA, encoded by the coding sequence GTGCTAAATAAAGTGCGCCAGGCAACCAGCGTCAGCAGCATCGTCGTGCGCGTGCTGGTGTCGACGGTCGCGGTCACCGCCGTGCTGCTGCTCGTGCTGCTCGCGGCCGCGAGCGCCAACACCGAGTTCTTCGACCGCTATTACCAGTGGCTGTACGCGGCCAACCTCGTGGTCGCGATGATCTTCCTGCTGGTGGTGGCGACGCTCGTCATCATCATCATCGCGCGACTCAGGAAGGGGAAATTCGGCACACGGCTATTGGCGAAGCTCGCGTTCTTCATGGCGCTCGTCGGCGTCGTGCCGGGCGGGATCATCTACGTCGTTTCGTATCAGTTCGTGTCGCGCAGTATCGAATCGTGGTTCGACGTGAACGTCGAAACGGCGCTCACTTCCGGGTTGAATCTCGGGCGTGGCATGCTCGACGCGTCGCTGTCCGATCTGCAGACCAAGGGGCGGTTGATGTCGGAGCAGATCGCGAGCGCGGACGCCGCCGGCACCACGCTCACGCTGCTGCGGTTGCGCGATCAGTTCGGCGTGCAGGACGCGACCATCGTCGAGCCGACCCGCAGCATGTCCGGCGCGACGCCCGAGATGCACGTCGTCGCGCAGGCCTCCAGCAATTACGCGACGCTGGTGCCGAACGACCTGCCCACGCAGTTGATGATCGACCAGGCGCGCGGCCGCGGCTACGCGGCGATCGAAGGCGAAGTGGATGGCGATCCGAAAGAGCATGGCAGCAAGGGCGCCTTGCGGCTGCGCATCGTGCAGCGCATTCCCGATTCGAATGCCGCGTTGCTGCAGCCCGTCGAACGTTTCCTGCAACTCACGCAGCCCGTGTCGCCGACGCTCGCGCGCAATGCCGATGCGGTGCAACGCGCATATCGCGAATATCAGGAGAAGGCGCTGGGCCGCACGGGTCTGCGCAAGATGTATATCGGCACGCTGACGCTCGCGCTATTCCTCGCCACCTTCATCGCGATGATGCTGGCGCTCGCGCTCGGCAACCAGCTTGCGCGGCCGTTGTTCCTGCTCGCGCAGGGCACCAAGGAAATTACCGAAGGCGATTACACGCCGAAGCGCGAAATCAAATCGCGCGACGAACTCGGCTTTCTCACGCAGGCGTTCAATGCGATGACGCGCCAGTTGTCCGAGGCGCGCGCGGCGGTCGAGAACAACCGCATCGCGCTGGAACATTCGAAGGCCTATCTGGAAAGCATTCTCGCGAATCTGACCGCGGGTGTGTTCGTGTGCGACCGGCAGTTCCGACTCACTACCGCGAATCGCGGCGCCGAGCGGATTTTCCGTCAACCGTTCCAGGCGGCGATGGGCTCGGGCCTCGACCAGATCGCCGTGCTGAGCGAGTTCGGCGCGATGGTGCGCAAGGCGTTTGCCGATCGCGAAGCGGCCGTCGGCGACGGTCACGACGATCGCGGGCACTGGCAGCAGCAGTTCTCGATTCAGGTGCCGGGCGAAACCGAGCCATTGACGTTGCTGGTGCGCGGCGCGCGTCTCGTGTCGGCGACCGAGGGCGATACGGAAGACGTGCAAACTTCCGGCTACGTGGTCGTGTTCGACGATATCTCCGACGTGATCTCCGCACAGCGTTCGATCGCCTGGGGTGAAGTCGCGCGGCGTCTCGCGCACGAGATCAAGAATCCGCTCACGCCGATCCAGCTTTCCGCCGAGCGTTTGCAGATGAAGCTGGCCGACAAGCTGGCGCCGTCGGATGCGGACGTGCTCAAGCGCGGCGCGACCACCATCGTCAATCAGGTCGCGGCGATGAAGCAGATGGTCGACAATTTCCGCGACTACGCGCGCACGCCGCCGGCGGTGCTTGCGCATCTGCAACTGAACGATCTGGTCAGCGAAGTGCTGACGCTGTACGGTATCGAGGAAGGCAAGGGCGCGATCCAGGTGGAACTCGCCGCGTTGCCGGCGATCCGCGGCGACGCGACGCAACTGCGCCAGGTGATCCACAACCTGCTGCAGAACGCGCAGGATGCGGTGGCCGAGGTCCAGCAGCCGCGCGTGTTGCTCGAAACGAGGACAGTAGAATACGGAGACCCCGACGCGGAAGGCAAGGCGCGCGTCGCGGTGCGTTTGACCGTGTCGGATAACGGACCGGGCTTTCCCGCGCGTATCCTCACACGTGCATTCGAACCTTATGTCACGACCAAGGCCAAAGGTACGGGTCTGGGTCTTGCGATGGTCAAGAAGATCGTCGACGAACATGGCGCACGTATCGACATTCGCAATCGCATGAAAGCGGGCGACGTGATCGAGGGCGCGCAGATCTCGATCCTCTTCCTTCAACTCGCGGACGACACCGCGGCGCCCGGTACGGGACCGCGTCCGGCGCACGGTGGTGCGTCGCAGGGAAAGACAAAAGCAACAGTGCAGACAAGGGCAGCGTAA
- the esaR gene encoding response regulator transcription factor EsaR, whose product MATILVVDDEMGIRELLSEILSDEGHVVEAAENAQEAREFRLRQAPDLVLLDIWMPDTDGVTLLKEWAAQGQLTMPVIMMSGHATIDTAVEATKIGALNFLEKPIALQKLLKAVEQGLARGNAASAPGGAAAKPVLPVSASAVASAAALPMLSTDGLGSGALAAQTASISFDIPLRDARDAFERAYFEYHLARENGSMTRVAEKTGLERTHLYRKLKQLGVDLGKNKGE is encoded by the coding sequence ATGGCAACCATCCTGGTGGTAGATGATGAAATGGGCATCCGGGAATTGCTCTCGGAGATCCTGAGCGACGAAGGGCATGTCGTGGAGGCCGCGGAAAACGCGCAGGAAGCGCGCGAATTCCGTTTGCGTCAGGCGCCGGACCTGGTGCTGCTCGACATCTGGATGCCCGACACCGACGGCGTGACCCTGCTGAAGGAATGGGCCGCGCAAGGTCAGTTGACCATGCCGGTGATCATGATGTCCGGTCACGCGACCATCGACACGGCTGTCGAGGCGACCAAGATCGGCGCGCTCAACTTCCTCGAGAAACCGATCGCGCTGCAGAAGCTGTTGAAGGCGGTCGAGCAGGGTCTCGCGCGCGGCAATGCGGCCAGCGCGCCGGGCGGCGCGGCGGCCAAGCCGGTGCTGCCGGTCAGCGCGTCGGCGGTGGCGTCCGCGGCCGCGCTGCCGATGCTCTCCACCGACGGCCTGGGCAGCGGCGCACTGGCGGCGCAAACCGCATCGATCTCGTTCGACATCCCGTTGCGCGACGCACGCGATGCATTCGAGCGCGCGTACTTCGAGTATCACCTCGCGCGCGAGAACGGCAGCATGACGCGCGTCGCCGAAAAGACCGGGCTCGAACGCACGCATCTGTATCGCAAGCTCAAGCAGCTCGGCGTCGATCTCGGCAAGAACAAAGGCGAGTGA
- the queC gene encoding 7-cyano-7-deazaguanine synthase QueC, protein MIRNDAKRSALVLFSGGQDSATCLAWALDRYDTVETLGFDYGQRHRVELECREGFRNAVARDFPAWTERLGDDHMIDLSVLGSISETAMTREIEIEASASGLPNTFVPGRNLMFMTIAAAIAYRRGLQVLVGGMCETDFSGYPDCRDDTMKALQVALNLGMDTRLSLETPLMWLDKGDTWRLAHALGGDELVELVRVETHTCYVGERSELHDWGFGCGECPACRLRKRGYEAYLSGEKVTEAPA, encoded by the coding sequence GTGATCCGCAACGACGCTAAACGTAGCGCTCTGGTGCTGTTTTCAGGCGGCCAGGATTCCGCCACGTGCCTCGCATGGGCACTCGATCGCTACGACACGGTCGAGACGCTCGGCTTCGATTACGGTCAACGGCATCGCGTCGAGCTCGAATGCCGCGAAGGGTTCCGCAACGCGGTGGCTCGCGATTTCCCGGCATGGACCGAGCGCCTCGGCGACGATCACATGATCGACCTGTCGGTACTTGGCTCGATCAGCGAGACCGCGATGACGCGCGAGATCGAGATCGAAGCCTCGGCCAGCGGCCTGCCGAATACGTTCGTGCCGGGCCGCAATCTGATGTTCATGACCATCGCCGCCGCGATTGCGTATCGGCGTGGTTTGCAGGTGCTGGTCGGTGGAATGTGCGAAACGGACTTCTCGGGCTATCCCGATTGCCGCGACGACACGATGAAGGCGTTGCAGGTCGCGCTGAACCTCGGCATGGACACGCGTCTCTCGCTCGAAACGCCGTTGATGTGGCTCGACAAGGGCGACACGTGGCGCCTCGCGCACGCATTGGGCGGTGACGAACTGGTCGAGCTGGTGCGCGTCGAGACGCATACCTGCTATGTCGGTGAACGCTCGGAGTTGCACGATTGGGGCTTCGGTTGCGGTGAGTGCCCCGCGTGCCGTTTGCGCAAGCGTGGCTACGAGGCGTACCTGTCCGGTGAGAAGGTCACCGAGGCGCCGGCCTGA